Proteins co-encoded in one Papaver somniferum cultivar HN1 chromosome 5, ASM357369v1, whole genome shotgun sequence genomic window:
- the LOC113278240 gene encoding uncharacterized protein LOC113278240 — MKNYTFFLVFVAMVFDHLEIFEVDGRQSISIEEDLEFERQLKILNKPPLKTIHSSWGDIYDCIDFYEQPAFDHPLLKHHKFQMKPNLEMKGGRSESGTSIFRTQVESCPQGTVPIRRTRKEDLIRAKYSSLSIEPMSGAKNEYFAGIVYQHDGEAFHGATANISVWKPNVNLDEYSMAEISLRSGWDRQYNRIHVGWMVNPLFYENDTNVRQFIYWTVDNGNHTGCYNTLCPGFVQVDPRFTPDTPFDPISVYGGAVVEMQSHVYFDSSEKRWWYVIQGIKVGYWPAEVLPRLSDVGVERIYWGGHSKGNEDGRVPEMGSGQFPNEKFNQAAYFTQMQYNDASGTLLDLNYKRTIDVIGCKEQYDMDYYGFLEDGGRRHSLQYGGPGGKC; from the exons ATGAAAAATTATACTTTTTTCTTAGTCTTTGTAGCCATGGTTTtcgatcatttggaaatttttgAAGTTGATGGAAGGCAAAGCATATCGATTGAAGAAGATTTAGAGTTCGAGAGACAACTCAAGATACTCAACAAACCTCCTCTCAAGACAATTCAT TCGTCATGGGGTGATATCTACGATTGTATCGACTTTTACGAGCAAcctgcatttgatcatcctttgcTCAAACACCATAAATTTCAG atgaaaccaaatttagaGATGAAAGGAGGTAGGAGTGAGAGTGGCACATCAATTTTTCGAACTCAAGTAGAGAGTTGTCCACAAGGAACGGTACCAATACGAAGGACACGAAAAGAAGATTTAATCAGAGCCAAGTATTCGTCATTGTCAATTGAGCCCATGTCTGGCGCTAAAAACGAATAC TTTGCAGGTATTGTGTATCAACATGATGGTGAAGCATTTCACGGGGCAACTGCGAACATAAGTGTATGGAAGCCAAATGTTAACCTCGATGAATACAGCATGGCGGAAATTTCTTTAAGATCCGGTTGGGATCGTCAATACAATAGAATACATGTTGGATGGATG GTGAATCCCTTGTTCTACGAAAATGACACCAATGTCCGACAATTTATATACTGGACT GTAGACAATGGCAACCACACAGGATGCTATAATACCCTTTGTCCTGGTTTTGTCCAAGTTGACCCTCGATTTACTCCTGACACGCCTTTTGACCCCATCTCTGTTTATGGAGGCGCTGTTGTTGAAATGCAATCCCATGTATATTTC GATTCATCGGAAAAGAGATGGTGGTATGTAATTCAAGGCATAAAAGTTGGATACTGGCCAGCAGAAGTTCTTCCTCGGTTGAGTGACGTTGGTGTCGAACGCATATACTGGGGAGGACACTCAAAGGGCAATGAAGATGGACGTGTTCCTGAAATGGGAAGTGGTCAGTTTCCGAATGAAAAGTTTAACCAAGCTGCCTATTTTACACAAATGCAATATAATGATGCGTCTGGTACCCTATTAGATCTTAATTATAAAAGGACGATAGATGTAATTGGTTGTAAGGAGCAATATGATATGGATTATTATGGTTTCCTGGAGGATGGTGGTCGACGACATAGCTTACAATATGGAGGACCCGGTGGAAAGTGCTAG